CCATGTTCCAGGAAGGCGCCCGCTCCAAGGTGGGGGCCGGCGGGATGTGGCAGATCATGCCCGCCACCGGCCGCAGCTATCTCTCCATCGGCCACGAGGTGGACGAGCGCTTCGACCCGCTGATGGCGGCGGAGGCGGCGGCTCAGATTCTCCAAGAGAATTATCAGAGCCTCAAGACCTGGCCCCTGGCGGTTACCGCTTACAACTACGGCGCCAACGGCCTGCGGCGGGCGGTGCGCAAATTCGGCACCCGGGACCCGGCGGTGATCTTCGCCCAGCATCGCACCCGCACCTTCGGCTTCGCGTCGCGCAATTTCTACGCCGAGTTTCTCGCCGCCGCCACCGTCTACGAGCTGCGCCAGCATTATTTCCCCGGCGTCCATCCGGCACCGCGGCTTCGCTTCGACGAGTTCCGACCCGACAGCTACGTTTCGGCGGTGGAGCTGGCAGACCGCTCCGGCATCGATCTCGATGATCTGAAGAAGCTCAACCCGGCCCTCAGCTCGGAGGTCTGGCGCGAGGATCTGCTGATCCCCAAGGATTACCGCCTGCGACTGCCGGTGGGAACCGGCGGCAAGGTCTCCGGCGTCTACGCTGCCCTGCCGGCGAGCAGTAAGTCATCCCGCCAGGCGGGATACCGCTACCGGGTCCGCCGCGGCGACACGTTGAGCGCCATCGCCGCCCGCTATGGCACCAATGTCCGCGCCCTGCAACGGGCCAACGGCCTGCGTAGCGCCCACAGCATCCGCATCGGTCAGGTGTTGTTGATTCCCGGCAGCCGCCCGTACCGCTCCTCCGCCGCCCGGGCGGCCCAGGCCAGCGTCTCGGAGCCGACGGTCCACGTCGTGCAAAGGGGCGAAACCCTGAGCGCCATCGCCGAGCGCTACGGCACCAGCACCTCCGCCATCACCGCCAACAATGGACTGCGCAGCTCCCACCGCATCTACCCCGGCCAGCGGCTGCAGATCCCCGCCGGCAGCGGCCCCCGCCGCCACGTGGTCCAGCCCGGCGAAACGCTGGGGGAGATCGCCCGCATTTATGGCACGTCCGTCAGCGCCCTGAAGCGCGCCAACCACATCCGCAGCCACATCATTCATCCGCTGCAGACGCTGATCATTCCGTAGAGGGAGCTAGTCTCCGCGGGCGCGGAAGCGGTAGTGGCCCACCCACCACTCGTTGCCGCCACGGTAACCGAAGAGCTCCTCGCAGGCCATGAAGAAGAGGCGCCAGCGCTGCACCCAGCGGCGCCCCTCACCAGAGCCGTAGACCTCCTCCAGCACCTCCTGGACGCGGTCCCGGCGGGCGTCCAGGTTGTCCAGCCAGGCGCGGGCGGTGCGCTGGTAGTGGGTGCCCCGGACCCGCCAGTGGCGATCCAGCACCAGCCGGCCCTGGAAGTAGAGCGGCAGGGAGTCGGAGGGCATCAACCCGGCGGTGAAGAAGTGCCGGCCCATCCAGTTGCCGGCTCCCTCGGTCTCGAAGAGATAGGCGTAGTCCCGGTGGCAAAAGACGTGGAAGAAGAGGCGGCCGTCGGGACGCAGCCATCCCGCCACGCGGCGGAAGAGCTCGTGCCAGTTCCGTAGGTGCTCGAACATCTCCACCGACACCACCCGATCGAAGCGCTGATCGATCTGGAAATCGTTGATGTCGCTGGTGATCACCCGCAGATTCTCCAGTCCCCGTTCCGCCGCCCGTGCCTCGATGAACTGGCGCTGGGAAGCCGAGTTGGACACCGAGACCACCCGGCTGCCGGGATAGCGCTCGGCCATCCACAGCGAGAGCGAGCCCCAGCCGCAGCCGAGCTCGAGGATCTCCTGGCCGTCTTCCAGATCCGCCCGCCGGCAGGTGAGCTCGAGCATCGCCGCTTCCGCCTGGTCAAGGCTGTGGACGCCCTCGGGAAAGAGGCAGGAACTGTACTTCAGATGCTTTCCCAGAACCTCCAGGAAGAACTCCGCCGGCACCTCATAATGCTGCTCGTTGGCCTTCTCCGGCAGCACCGCCAGGGGGGCGTCGGCCATCTCTTCCAAGAGCTGCTGGACACCCTCCCGGCGCGCTTCCGGATCGCCCTCATGGCCGAGCTGCAACCGGCGGCGGAGCAGAGCTCGGATGCCTTGGCGCACTAAGACGTCGGGCACCCGGCCTCGCTCCACCCATTCGAGAACCGCGTGGATCATGCTGGTAGTTCCTTCTCTTTCATACTCGGACGGCGACGGGATCGCGCCGGCACAGCGGCTTGGTGAGGAGCATCTGCACGTCTCCGATGACCCGCTCCTGAAAGCCCCCCTCGCAGTAGCACAGGTAGTACTCCCACATGCGCACGAAGCGCTCGCCGAAGCCCAGCTCCCGCACCTTGGCCAGGTTGTCCAGAAAGCGCCGACGCCATAGCCGTAGGGTGGTGGCGTAGTCCGGTGTGATGTCGTGAAGATGAAAGAGCCGCAGATCGGTGGCTCGGGCCAGGCATCGGCTCATCGCCTCTACCGACGGAACGCAGCTGCCGGGGAAGACGTAGCGCTGGATGAAGTCCACCGAGCGGCGGTACCGATGATAGGCCTGATCGGCGATGGTGATGGCTTGGAGCAGCATCATGCCCTCGGGCTTCAGGAGCTCGCTGCAGCGGCGGAAGAAGAGCTCCAGGTAGCGATCCCCCACCGCCTCGATCATCTCGATGGAGACCAGCTTGTCGTAGCGGCCCTGGAGGTCCCGATAATCCTCCAACAGGATGGTGACTCGATCCTCCAGACCGGCTCGGCGCACCCGCTCGGCGGCGAATTCGTACTGACGGCGGGAGATGGTGGTGGTGGTCACCCGGCACCCGTAGTGCTCGGCGGCGTGGACCGCAAAGCCGCCCCAGCCGGTGCCGATCTCGAGCACGTGATCCTCCGGCCCCAGCTCCAGCTTGCGGCAGATGAGATCGAGCTTGGCCCGAGACGCGTGAGCCAGAACTTCGCCGGCCCGCTCCGGATCCGCCTCTCCGGCGCTTTCTTCGAGGGCCCCCTGCTCGAAGACCGCGCAGGAATACATCATGGTCTCGTCGAGGAAGAGCTGGTAGAAATCGTTGCCCAGATCGTAGTGAGCGGAGATGTTGCGGCGGCTGCCGGTGCGGGTGTTGTCCCGCAGGCGGTGGATCAGGCGCTGGAGAGGCCCGGAAAGCCGGGCCATTCCGGTCTCCAGGCGATCCAGCGCCGCCCGATTGCGCGCCAGCACCCGCACCACGGCGGTGAGGTCGTCGGTGGTCCACAGACCGTCCATGTAGGCGTCGGCGGCTCCCAAAGCACCGCCGAGGGCCAAGCGCCGGTAGAACCGGGGATCCTGCACCTGCACCGTTGCGCTCAAGCCAAGGCCGTCCCCGTCCTCCCTCGCAGATGGGGCCTCCCTGGCAACCTGAGGCTCCTCGCTGGAGAGAGCTTGCCCGAAGACGTGGCGCTGAGTCCCTTCCAAGAAGATCAGCTCGCCGTGCTCCAACGCCCGCAGACGGCTCAGCACCGCCCGGCGCAGCAGACCGTCGAGCCAGCCGCCGGAGCTCTCCCGAGCTGCCAGAGTACCGAGCTCCGCACCGTCGAAATCCATGCCATCACTCATCGGCTCTCCTCCTCGAGTTGCCGTTGCTGCTCAGGGTGCCTCTGCTTCTTGGGGTGAGAATGAAACGGCGTCCCCTTGAGCCATAGCCGGAGCGCCTGGAAGTAGATCGCGGCGCTCACCCGGGCGGTCATCCACGGATAGCGCACCAGCACCCGAGCCAGCGCCGGCCCGCTGATCTCCCGGCGCCGCAGGCTGAGGGTGGCGTCGAAGAAGGCCTGTTCCTCACCCCGCCGGTAGTTGTCGATATGGGCCACCAGCGACTCTCCGGGGGGCGTGAAGCGCCAATCGTAAGTCTGGTCCATGGCCATGAAGGGAGACACGTGAAAGACCTTCTCGTGACGGTAGCGCCGAGTGCCAGCGACGGGGTCCGGCGCCTCCGGTTGGGGATCCAGCTCCGGTGTCAGCACGTAGCGGTGTACCTCGTCCCACGGCGTGTTGCGCACCTCGGCGATCACCGCTTCCAGGCCCTCGCCGGCGGCGTCGAAAAGGTAGAAGAAACTCACCGGGTTGAAACCGTAGCCGAAATAGCGGGGATGGGTGAGCAGCCGCACCGGTCCCTCGGGACGCCGGCCGCACTCCGTCTCCACCAGATCCCGGGCGGCCTCCGCCAAGGATCCTTCGGAGCCGCCGAGATAATCCTCCGACCGCAGCCGCGCCGGGGCCCACCGGCGGGTAGACCACAGCCAGCGGCCGGCGAAAACTTGATCTAGCTCGTCGAGATCAAAATACATCATGAACAGGCGGTAGCGAAATTCGTGGCCGCTGGGAGCCCGCCGACGGTGGCGGACCCAACCCTCGTAGATACCGCTCTCCATGCTCACCAGTCCCGCCCGAGACTCCGCGCTACCCGTAGCGCACTGACCACGCCGTCCTCGTGGAAGCCATTGCCCCAATAGGCGCCGCAGAAATGCGTCCGCCGCCGGCCACCGATCTCGTCGTAGCGCGCCTGGGCCGCCACCGCCTCGGGGGTGTAGACCGGATGAGCGTAGGGAATGCGCCGAAGGATGCGCCGGGGGTCGATGCCCTGATCCCGGTTGAGGGTGACGCAGAAGGTCTCCGGCGCCGGCAGCCGCTGGAGGATGTTCATGTTGTAGGTCACTGTCACCGGATTCCCGGGGGACTCCGCCAAGCGGTAGTTCCAGCTCGCCCAGGCGCGCCGGCGGCGCGGCAACACCGATGCGTCGGTGTGCAGGATGGCCTCGTTGGCCTGATAAGGAATGGCACCGAGGATCTCCCGTTCCGCATCGCTGGGATCCCGCAGGAGCTCCAGAGCCTGGTCGCTGTGGGTAGCGAGGATGACCTGATCGAAGGTCGGGGTCTCGCCGGTTTCTAGGAAGAGGCGCACATCCCGCTCCCGCCGCTCGACCCCCACCACCGGCGTGGCGACCCGAATACGGTCCCGAAAACCGGCGGTGATCTTCTCCACATAGCGCTGGGAACCGCCGCGGACCACCCGCCATTGGGGCCGGTTCTTGATGTTGAGCATGCCGTGGTTGTCCAAGAAGCGCACAAAGAAATTCGCCGGGAAGCTCTCCATGGCGTCCACCGTGGAGGACCAGATGGCCGCTCCCATGGGCACTACATAGTGCTCCACGACCTCGCGGCCATAGCCTCCCCGGCGCAGCATCTCCCCGAGAGTCGGCGGGGCACCGCCGGACGCCGCCAGGGCTTTGGCTTCACGGTTGAACTTCAGGATATCGAAAATCATGCGATAGAACGACGGCCGAACTAAATTGCGCCGCTGGGCGAAGAGAGTGTCGAGGGTGTGGCCGTTGTACTCCAGGCCGGTGCGCGGGCAGAGAACGGAGAAACTCATCTCCGTCGGCTGGTTCGCTACGCCCAGCTCGTCGAGCAGGCGGATGAAGTTCGGGTAGGTCCAATCGTTGTAGACGATGAACCCCGTATCCACCGCCCAGGTGCGGCCGCCGGACTCCACCTCCACCGTATGGGTGTGACCGCCGATCCGCTCGTCCGCCTCGAAGACCGTCAGGTCGTGTTCCGGAGACAGCAGATAGGCCGCGGTGAGGCCCGAGATTCCGGTTCCAATGATGGCGAGTTTCATCAGCGCGAGCTTTCTTCAGCAAGGGAAGAGCATTTCCCTCCCTAACCTTCGTTCCCCGGCGCGCATCGGATGAGACGGATTAGGAAGATGGTGAACGTCTGGAATGACAGGTACGCTATCCTACGCGCGAGCTCTGGCCGAAGACTGCGGAGGTTTTATGACCCCTTTGCCCAATCCCCTGAACGCCGTTCAGCAGCGAATCCTCGGAGCCCTGCTGGAGAAGAGTCAAACCACGCCGGATTACTACCCCCTGACCGTCAGCGCCCTGACCGCGGCGTGCAACCAAAAGAGCGGCCGCGAGCCGGTGATGGAACTGAGCCAGGACGAGGTGGTGGACGGCCTCGAAGCCCTGCGCCGGGATGTCCTGGTGTGGCGCAGCGAAGGTGCCCGCAGTGAACGCTGGAGCGAAGGAGCAACCCGCCGGCTCCAGCTCTCCGACCCGTCCCGGGCCGTGCTCACCCTGCTCCTGCTGCGCGGCCCCCAAACCCCCGGCGAGCTGCGTTCCCGTAGCGAGCGCATGCACTCCTTCTCGTCGCTGGAGGAAGTGCACGAAACCCTGGACGAGCTAGCCAGCGGCATCGAGCCCATCGTGGCGGAGCAGCCTCGGCAGCCGGGGCAGAAGGAAACCCGCTGGGCGCACCTGCTGGGCGACC
This window of the Acidobacteriota bacterium genome carries:
- a CDS encoding LysM peptidoglycan-binding domain-containing protein: MLPARLLPALSRLFIGGLVFALCWSSWGAAAQDTGSGDAQAEEQPLSTLDPKLFPLPGELEPNVRFWTDVFTRYNSHQLVLHDEEYLEVVYAVLDFTQLETSQRPDAERRRMRQKAIRDAEQKYRLILQRLARGEEPHDPGTERRVEALFDHIPGGRSKFVAAAQRFRTQRGLSDVFEQAIGRSGRYLPAMEEAFARRGLPKALTRMAFVESMFQEGARSKVGAGGMWQIMPATGRSYLSIGHEVDERFDPLMAAEAAAQILQENYQSLKTWPLAVTAYNYGANGLRRAVRKFGTRDPAVIFAQHRTRTFGFASRNFYAEFLAAATVYELRQHYFPGVHPAPRLRFDEFRPDSYVSAVELADRSGIDLDDLKKLNPALSSEVWREDLLIPKDYRLRLPVGTGGKVSGVYAALPASSKSSRQAGYRYRVRRGDTLSAIAARYGTNVRALQRANGLRSAHSIRIGQVLLIPGSRPYRSSAARAAQASVSEPTVHVVQRGETLSAIAERYGTSTSAITANNGLRSSHRIYPGQRLQIPAGSGPRRHVVQPGETLGEIARIYGTSVSALKRANHIRSHIIHPLQTLIIP
- a CDS encoding cyclopropane-fatty-acyl-phospholipid synthase family protein; amino-acid sequence: MHAVLEWVERGRVPDVLVRQGIRALLRRRLQLGHEGDPEARREGVQQLLEEMADAPLAVLPEKANEQHYEVPAEFFLEVLGKHLKYSSCLFPEGVHSLDQAEAAMLELTCRRADLEDGQEILELGCGWGSLSLWMAERYPGSRVVSVSNSASQRQFIEARAAERGLENLRVITSDINDFQIDQRFDRVVSVEMFEHLRNWHELFRRVAGWLRPDGRLFFHVFCHRDYAYLFETEGAGNWMGRHFFTAGLMPSDSLPLYFQGRLVLDRHWRVRGTHYQRTARAWLDNLDARRDRVQEVLEEVYGSGEGRRWVQRWRLFFMACEELFGYRGGNEWWVGHYRFRARGD
- a CDS encoding cyclopropane-fatty-acyl-phospholipid synthase family protein yields the protein MSDGMDFDGAELGTLAARESSGGWLDGLLRRAVLSRLRALEHGELIFLEGTQRHVFGQALSSEEPQVAREAPSAREDGDGLGLSATVQVQDPRFYRRLALGGALGAADAYMDGLWTTDDLTAVVRVLARNRAALDRLETGMARLSGPLQRLIHRLRDNTRTGSRRNISAHYDLGNDFYQLFLDETMMYSCAVFEQGALEESAGEADPERAGEVLAHASRAKLDLICRKLELGPEDHVLEIGTGWGGFAVHAAEHYGCRVTTTTISRRQYEFAAERVRRAGLEDRVTILLEDYRDLQGRYDKLVSIEMIEAVGDRYLELFFRRCSELLKPEGMMLLQAITIADQAYHRYRRSVDFIQRYVFPGSCVPSVEAMSRCLARATDLRLFHLHDITPDYATTLRLWRRRFLDNLAKVRELGFGERFVRMWEYYLCYCEGGFQERVIGDVQMLLTKPLCRRDPVAVRV
- a CDS encoding DUF1365 domain-containing protein, which encodes MESGIYEGWVRHRRRAPSGHEFRYRLFMMYFDLDELDQVFAGRWLWSTRRWAPARLRSEDYLGGSEGSLAEAARDLVETECGRRPEGPVRLLTHPRYFGYGFNPVSFFYLFDAAGEGLEAVIAEVRNTPWDEVHRYVLTPELDPQPEAPDPVAGTRRYRHEKVFHVSPFMAMDQTYDWRFTPPGESLVAHIDNYRRGEEQAFFDATLSLRRREISGPALARVLVRYPWMTARVSAAIYFQALRLWLKGTPFHSHPKKQRHPEQQRQLEEESR
- a CDS encoding FAD-dependent oxidoreductase — protein: MKLAIIGTGISGLTAAYLLSPEHDLTVFEADERIGGHTHTVEVESGGRTWAVDTGFIVYNDWTYPNFIRLLDELGVANQPTEMSFSVLCPRTGLEYNGHTLDTLFAQRRNLVRPSFYRMIFDILKFNREAKALAASGGAPPTLGEMLRRGGYGREVVEHYVVPMGAAIWSSTVDAMESFPANFFVRFLDNHGMLNIKNRPQWRVVRGGSQRYVEKITAGFRDRIRVATPVVGVERRERDVRLFLETGETPTFDQVILATHSDQALELLRDPSDAEREILGAIPYQANEAILHTDASVLPRRRRAWASWNYRLAESPGNPVTVTYNMNILQRLPAPETFCVTLNRDQGIDPRRILRRIPYAHPVYTPEAVAAQARYDEIGGRRRTHFCGAYWGNGFHEDGVVSALRVARSLGRDW
- a CDS encoding YceH family protein, with protein sequence MTPLPNPLNAVQQRILGALLEKSQTTPDYYPLTVSALTAACNQKSGREPVMELSQDEVVDGLEALRRDVLVWRSEGARSERWSEGATRRLQLSDPSRAVLTLLLLRGPQTPGELRSRSERMHSFSSLEEVHETLDELASGIEPIVAEQPRQPGQKETRWAHLLGDLPLEETSPPHQAAPPGLPEPTMSGPDPAPGATLAPEASSGLAARVETLERLVQELRIEVAELRQAQRSTHS